The following is a genomic window from Lagenorhynchus albirostris chromosome 2, mLagAlb1.1, whole genome shotgun sequence.
TGGCCTTTTTCACCCCCAAGGCCTCAAGAGTGAAAGGGCAGAGCAGGCTGAATCTAGACAAGAGAAGAAACGTGCCGATTGTAGCCATGTTATTTAAACTCTTCAAACTTCAGGATGTGCaactggaagagaaagagaaaatctgattGGGAAGGCAGGACTGCCCCCAGGTGGTCCACCCAACACCCCCTGGACAACTTCAGTTTGTTTCCTCTAAGGGAATGACAGGTAAACCCGCAGCATCCAGGCCGAGGCCAGGGCCTGCAGCTGAGACCTTGGGAGGTAGGGGAGGGGAACAGTAGATACCCAGCAGTTACCTCCAAGTTCAAAGCACCAGTGATTTTCCCTTTGAGGATGCGATGGATAACCTGACATGAACTCCAAATAtctgtaaaacaaaacacaacaacaaaaccttGGTGGCACTTGGTCAGGCAGAAGGAGCAAGGGAGGGAAGTGAGAAGCCGGGGCTGCAGGGAAGTGTTCTGGCTGCAGACCAGGTCTTGCAGACAAGTCTCTGCTAGTTAGTACTCATTCCCTGCTGCCAGGATATCGTGAGATATCCTGCactgcagagggaggagaaggggagggcaaAGTAAGAGCAAGTAAAAGGAGGCATTATTGTTGTTAAAATAATTACAGGGATCTGGGATTTTACATTCCCTAATGGAAATTCTGGAGACAGAAAACTGTTCATTCAACTCTGCTCTGAGAGTTTTGGCTGGAGGGATGGAGGTTAAAAGGCAGAGAGCCTTTTTACCATGACGAGTGCACATTCCTACCTGCTGGGACAAGGCAGGGCAGAGCGCTGGTCAGACACTCACCTTTCTCCAGGACATCTGCCCTTACTCAGCTCCCGCCACCCCGCCAAACTGGGACTGTTTGTATGCATGCAACTGGCTCATATCAAGGGTCAGACCTCAGTTCCACCCCCAGCTATGCCATTTTCTTGCTATGAAACGTGAAGAAGTCCCTTTCATTCTCCTGAGGCTTACTTTCCTCATgcataaagggagaaaaattgtACACCTGCCCACCTGGCCTCGGGGTCATCTCAAAGTCCACACAAGAGCTGAGAACCCACATATCTGGGCTGAACACTCTGGCCCCTCTGACAGGCTGGGAGCTGCTCTTTGGGGGCAGGGGCTCCTTACTCTGGGCCACCCTCCAACAGCCAAGCAGTCAGGTTCAACCCACCAGAAGCTCCCAGGTCCTGTCTGCTGGCATTACTTCCCAGGCCGAGAGGCAGGGGCCCTCTCCATGCAATGACCCAAGGTGACCTCTGGGTGGCGCCCATCAGCCTAGCAGGGAGGCTTGGCCCTGCACTTTGGGGAGGTGCTTTTCCATCTTATTTTGTGTTGTATGTGTATTTCTTCACATCCACTTCTCCTCCTCAGCCCCCAGAGCATTCTTTCACTCTTTCACATCTCACCTAAACCCCAGTCTCGAGAAGGGGCAGAGCAAAGAAGGGGCCTCTCCGTTTCAAGggtgtagaaactgaggctccacaGGTGCCTGGATCTACAGTAACAAAcacctcacactatatacaaaaataaactcaaaatggtttaaagacttgaacataaggcatgacaccataaaactcctagaagagaacacggGCAAAACATTCTgtcataaatcgtagcaatatttccttagatcagtctcccaaggcaagaaaaataaaagcaaaaataaacaaatggaacctaatgaaactttaaaagcttctgcacagcaaaggaaaccatacacaaaacgaaaagacaaccgatggattggcagaaaatatttacaaatgatgcgaccaacaaggggttaatttccaaaatatacaaacagctcatacagctcaatatcaaaaaaacaacaaccctatcaaaaatgggcagaagacctaaatagacatttctccaaagaagacatacaggacttccctggtggcgcagtggttaagaatctgcctgccagtgcagggcacacgagttcaatccctggtctgggaagatcccacatgtcgcggagcaactaagcccgtgtgccacaactactgagcttgtgcactagaacccgtgagccacaactactgagccggtgcaccacaactactgaagccagtgtgcctagagcccgtgctctgtaacaagagaagccaccgcaatgagaagccagcacaccacaacgaagagtagcccctgctcgccacaactagacaaagcccatgcgcagcaacaaagacccaatgcagccaaaataataaattaaaaaaaaaagacatacagatggccaacaggcacatgaaaagatgctcaacatcgacaattattagagaaatgcaaatcaaaaccacaatgagttatcacctcacaccagtcagaatgggccaTCTTCACCAAgttcacaaataataaatgctggagagggtgtggagaaaaggaaaccctcctacactgttggtgggaatgtaaattggtacagccactatggaaaacagtatggaggttccttaaaaaactaaaaatagagttaccatatgatcctgcaatcccactcctgggcatatatctggaaaagacaaaaactccgattcaaaaagatacatgcaccccaatgttcatagcaccactatttacaaaagccaagacatggaagtaacctaaatgtccatcaacagatgaatggataaagaagccacaaaaaagaatgaaataatgccatttgcagcaacatggatggacctagagattatcataccaagtgaagtaagtcagacagagaaagacaaatatatcacttatatgtggaatcttaaaaataatacaaatgaacttatttacaaaacagaaacagactcacagacatagaaaacaaacttatggttaccaacggggaagtgggaaggggagggataaattaggagtatgggattaatagatacacaccattatacataaaatagataaacaataaagatttactgtatagcacagggaactatagtcaacatcttgtaataacctctaatagaaaagaatctgaaaatatatatatatatgtataactgaatcattttgctgtagacctgaaactaacacaatattgtaaatcaactatacttcaatttaaaaaagaaaagaaaaaaataaagtaacaaacaGCACATTGGGGGAGATGCTGAGTCCAAATGCTCTAACCCCTATCGTTGGTCTCCAAATTCCAGTTTTCTTCTACACAGAATGCTTCTCTAAAGAAATCTTAAGCAAAACTCAATGTACATGAAACAGATGGAAGCTGAGCCACTCTGGCAGAAGCGAGACCGGAGGCTTGCCCTCCCCTCACTCCACCCAGAGAACTCAGCCTTCGGGCAGCACCTGAGGCTCCTTTCCAGATCTTGTTGCTCAGAGAGACCAGGTGTGAAAAACAGTTCTCAAGAAGCAACTTTGCAAGGGGCAGATGCCGGAAAACCGGGGTGAGATCAAAAGAATAGAGGCTGAAGGGCAGGCATCCTGAGGGCCTCGGCTGCCTGGACGCCATTCCCGCCGAGGTCCCAGAGGCGCGCACAGCATCTCCTGTCTCCGAGTGCTCAGGAGGGTGGAGGGCACCTTACCTTTCTCCAGCATGAATGGCTGAGCCAGGGGGGGGATGGTCCAGAAATCGTCACTATCCAGGCTGCGCAGGGATTGCACTGGGATGGTGGCCGACTGGCCGAAATCGATGAACGTGACAACAGCCCAGGAGTCCACTCGGTCCAGCACCCAGCACCtggccagagggagggagaggaggctcATCTCACCTGGTGGCACGCACAGCAGTCCTCACGGAGAGGGCTTGAAGGTCTGGGCTAAGAGGGATGGGAGTTTCCTACGCTGTTCCCCACCTTGGATGGAGAGGTGATCAGGGGAGAGGTATCTTGAGAGAGGAAGCAGCAGCAAAGAAACAAGAGTCCAGAGAATGGAGAAGCGAACCTCCAGCCCTGCCTGGTACACACCTGTTCCAGGCCCATCCGTAATCACCCAGCTGGTACTCGGCCAGACAGCGGGTCCCGCGCCGCACAGCCGAGTCGTGCAGGTAGGGCTGCTGCTCCTCTGCCTCGGCCAGGGCTCTGAACAGTGCCTGCATGTTCTGGTGCAGCGTCTGTGGACGGTACAAATGCCACGGGCCTCGCTGCCTGCCCCACATTGCACGTCTGTCTCTGCAGGTGTCACCTGTTACATCAGCACCGCTGATCCACCCCAAGGGATGACGTGGGACCAGGGATCAGAGTGCGGCCACTCTGGATGTCCACCGCTGATGGGCCCCCATCAGCTCGCTGACCCCAGCAGGGCCCCACGAGGTGGCACCGAAGCCCAAGAGGACCCCCAACAAGCCTGTACCTCCGTGACATGCATGGCCCAGAAGAAGGGGGTCTGAGGGACAATACTGGTCACCAACAGCCCCACGTCCCCGCCGACGCTGTGGATGGTGGCCAGCCAGCCCAGGTCTCGGAAGCATTCCCTCAAGAGCAGCGCCAAGAAGGACCCTCTGCAGGAAGAACAGGGAACAAAGGGAAGGGAGTGAACACAGGAGTGATTCAACCAACACCTGTCCTGGAGGATGCTGGGCAGGAGAGTCACCCTGACAAGAGGGCTGTGCACCCCCCCGCCCAGGGTGGCAACAAGACAAGTGCCCAGGTAATCATAACGCAGAGCAAAGGAAGCACCACGCCAGGGGACACAGGGGTTGGAGagtttggggaaggggagaggcagagggcaATAAAAACACACCAGGGAACTCCACAGAGAGAGATGGGCAAAAGCCCTCACTGGGCTGACCTTGGGCCTGCCTGAGTGATTCATGAACCTCAAGGGATGCAAGTTTGGACCGTCCACAATGCAGGACACGTCTGCAACGCCCAAACCACTCCTCCCTGTGTTTAAGCACATGCCACGCCTCATCCCACCACTCCACTAACTCTATCGCCTAAGTCACACATGGTTAGAAAGGCAGACCTGCCATTTagaaaaacgaaacaaaaaacatacatccTATAGCATTTCAAGTCAAACAGAATAGTCTGGCATCACGGACACTAAGAATGGTGCCTGCCGTTAAAGCGGAAGATGTGGTGGACATGCCGATCTCATGGCATCCAGGGTAGGGGAGAGTCACAGGCCATCACTGTACAGAAACGGAGACAGACTGTGTACGTCACTGTGGGTCACAGCCTTAGAGCCTGGGTCTGACGCAGGAGTTCCTGAAAACTTTATCCCCCTCCCCAGTACCATCCTTGCCACCACCCTCTAGGGACTGAGCAGACGTTTACAGTTGTCCTTTGCCGGCGGCCTCTCTACACCTCCGCTCACCTCATTTCCATGGGAACTGCAAAGATGCTTGTCCTCGGTTTCTCCGTCTTACAGGGGTCAACGGAAGCTTTAGGAACGAGCTGTGTACAAGCTGGAAAGCAGAAGGTTGTGTTCTGAAGGCACCAGGGCTGTCTCAGAGGACCGTACCCCACCTGCCCCCCAGAAGGCCCTGGCCCCACCCTCAGGGGCAGGACGAGATGGGAAGTGAAGCTACATCCTTCTGGGTCTCGGCCTCCACATCCTCAGCTGGATGGGGAGGGTTTGCTGGATGACATTCTTTAATCAAGAAAGCATCCtaaggaggcttccctggtggcgcagtggttaagaacccgcctgccaatgaaggggacacgggttcaacccctggtccgggaagatcccacatgccgcggagcaactaagcctgtgcgccacaactactgagcctgcgctctagagcccgcgagccacaactattgaagcccatgtgcctagagcccgtgctccgcagcaagagaagccaccgcaatgagaagcctgtgcactgcaactagagaaagccctcgtgcagctatgaagacccaatgcagccccccaaaaaataaaaataaataaataagttaattaattaaaagaaagcatCCTAGAGGAATAAAAAGGGCTATTTCCTACACTGAGGGGTCAGCGTGGGACAAAGCtggaagggaggctgggagaagtGAATCAGGAGCTGCAAAGACATGTCCTGGGAACAGATGGCAGCTCAGGATCTCACCAGTGGTTCTAGCAAATCCTTGACCAGAGGTCTTCTCCAAACcctagagagaaaaagaaaaggtaccaCTCAGGCACAGTAGTATTCGTTTCACTGGTTTACATGTTGCGTCTCTCCAAGCAGATCTGGAGACAGCGCAGCAACAGCCCCTGTGCAGACACAGGCTTCAGCTAACTTTTGGGGCTTCCtccactttctcctttctctcgGGGAGGTCCTGAGTCAACCAAAGACAAGAGGTTCACGgaacaggaagggaggagggagggaggtgctgCCGGGGGTGCTGGTCGGTACCTAGAGGCGCAGAAGCCCAGCACTGCTTAGCCCGGGAGGCCCCTGCGGGCACTTCTTAGGGGAGAAAGAGGTGGAAATGGTTACTCGGGCAGCAGGACTGGGTGGAGACAGAAagactacaatcctgcagccctCAACCCACGCTGGCTTCCCTTGCTCCACCGTCCACACCTGGAAAATCCCCCACCCTGGTTACACCCACGGATCTGCACGCCTGCCGCTTCGCTGCTTACCCCACTCCCCGCTGACCGCTACCTGAGAACACATGCGGCCACTGTTCTCAAATGGACATGCCACAATCCCATGGTAAGCCCCTGGTGAGAGAACACCTCACCCCCTCCTCTCTTCAAACCCTCCATACTCCCACCCTCTGCCCACCCTATGAACCTGCCTCTTCATCAGGAGAAAACTGGAAGCAACTGGATGGGAGGCCCCTCATCCTCTCACCACCCAAACCaccgccccccagccccgccctccctgccATCCCTCTGTTACCTTCTCAGAAGGGGCTGGCTCTGGGGCTGGCACTGTCTCACCTTCTGGAGGGCAACACCCCTGCAGCCACGCCCCTTCTCCTCTACTGCCGTCTCTCTCCCAGTGGACACCTCCCACCAGGAAACAAACATGCTCCATTATCCATGTTTGCAAAGACCCTGCCTCGCCCCCCAGCCCCTCTGGCGACcacctttctctgctcccttcACTGAAAGGGGTGTCTAGAGTCCTGTCTCCTTCCAGTCAGGCCTCATAGAGATGCCTCCTTGACAGGCCAACCAAGAGGTACACAAACTCAGCATGTCTAAAACGGACCCTCCGCCAGCTGCCTCACCTCGGCTTTCTCCATTTTAGTAAGCCTAGCGGCTCAGGCCAAATTCAGCTCTCTTTCTAGCTCTGCATCAAATTCATCAGCAAGTTAAGCCGTCTCTTCCTCCAAAACACACCCAAACCCACAtactcctctctctccatctccaccaccCCAATACTAGCCATCACCATCTCTTACCAGGACCGCAACAACCACGTCCAAAGACGCTGCCACACAGCCTCCTGGAATCCAGTCCCCACCCAGAAGACAACACAACCTCTTACACACCAaaatcagatcacatcactcACCTGAGTAAAACCTTCCAACACCTTCCCACTGTGCTTACAAATAAAACTCCAAGTCTCCAGGTGGGCTCACCAAGGCCGCCATGATCTACCCTCCTTCCCACTGCCCTCTTCTCTGCCCACTTACCCCTTTTCCCCCCATGTCACACTCTGAGGCATTTGTAGGTGgcccctctgtctggaatgttctttccctgGTCTTACCCATGGTAGGCTGACTTGTCATCCAGAGCTCAGCTGAGAGGTCACTTCCTCACAAAGAGGACTCCCTAAGAACCATCTAAGTGACGCCTCTCCTCTCTATCACATCACCTTATTTCAGTTCTCTGTCTGGTACTTGCTACTGAGacaggctgggccctgggaccctttgctgctgTGCTTGTACCTGGACACACGTCTCCTCAAGCAATGAAATACAAGGAAACTATTAGGGACTAAAAATACCTGCGTGCATGTGCAGTCGGGGCAGAGATACAAAAAACACGGAAAACCCAAAACCCAACTGCCATttctgaagagccgggagcaaaagcagggtcctgCGCAAGCCCCCCGCACACACCACCACCGAAGGGGTGGGCAGACCTCCTAAGCACCCCTCTGGCCCGAGCGCTGGacacacccctcccctcaccccatacACGAACCAGCTCTCCCTGCCTCGGGGAACCGgcaagggaacctgttgcttGTTTTCACTCCCCCCCGCTGCTGCAGGAGGGGCCCCAATAACACCTTGCGTGAACTTCTTGTCTGGCCCATTATCAATTTGTATTGATTAACGAtgccaagaaccctggttggtaacgctatttgacattttctttttctctctctctctcttttttttgggggggcatttTCTTatgtattcacttatttattggtTCACTATATGTGTCTTTCCACTGGAATTTAAACATTATGAGAATGTGAATCACATCTGTCTTTTGACAATTACCTTCATTGCTGAGGTAACCCCAGAGCCCAGAACAGTGTCTGATACATATTAAGCTCTTAGTAAATATATgtgacagagagaagaaaaagagaagaaaggagggagagaggagaaatgaaCCGGGGCAAATTCTTAATCTAAGCCTTGGCTTCCTCTTCAATACCACGAATCACACCTGATGTGAGGATTTAGTTGGACCAGTATCTGTTCAGGACACTGACATgaaataggtgctcaataaatggaagcAGTATAAGAGAGGTTAAAAGTacaggttctggagtcagactgggCTCCAATCCTGGTTCCAGAACTGACTGGCTCCTTAACTTTGGCCTGGTTACTTGGTGCCCCCACCTGCAGGATGGGAGAGTAGCAGGACCTACTGCTGTATTTAAACAGGTTCACACAGCAAAGCGATCAGAACACAGCCCGCAGAGTGAGCCCTCCGTGAGTGAACTACCACTGTCCACCGATGGGGCCCAGATCAAATCTCCACGCTAAACCATTCTGCCCCTGCTGTTTACCTACAACAAAGCAAAGTGACTGTTAAAAACTgtcctctagggcttccctggtggcgcagcagttgagagtccgcctgccgatgcaggggacacgggttcgtgccccggtccgggaagatcccacatgctgcgtagcagctgggcccatgagccatggctgctgagcctgcgcgtccggagcctgtgctccaaaacgggagaggccacaacagtgagacgcccacgtaccgcaaaaaaaaacaaaaaacaaaaaaaaaaactgtcctcTAGCCAAGCACAGAAGGTGCCTTTTTATTTAGAATCTCCTAAGACAGTTCCAAATACCAATCCCAAGAACCAATTATTAGCGGTGGTTTCAggctaaaaattattattaatacagaaacatttaaaacCATTTGGGGTCTAATTATGATTCCCTAATGATTTAAGAGATAAATATAACAAGCCTGTTTTGCCAGTTTGTGAAATTAAGTTTCAGAGGAAAATCTACACAATTATCATTCCACCACCACAGCAGAACCTCACATTTCAGGATGTCTGCAGCGCGGAAGTGGCCACCTGGAAGCTACAGAGATCGAGGCGGCACCTCAGCAGCTGCCACACCAGCAGACTGTGATTAGGTTCTACTGTTGCTGTAAGCAGTTACTCTACGCCCAATCCATCCACAGCTGTTAATGCTCTCGTTACTTTGTTCTGGGACATTACTACCAGCTGGTCAAGCGTTCCAAGAGGTGGCCTGGTCCAGAATCATGCTGGTGAGTCCCAGCAGTGGGAGAGAACACACAGGGTACACAAAGGTCAGTGGCCAGAAGGCTTCTGGGgacggggttgggggagggtcCCATCCGGTTCCCCTGCACACCAGGGAGAAACTCTCCAACCattactggggggtgggggtcacaGGCCTCACATGACACTCAGAAAAGTGGTGGCCTCCCTGAGACTGCTCACTGCCACACCCCTGGCCCACTGTGGTCACCCTGGCCATCACTTTTAAGGCCCTGTCTCTACCCGGGGAACTGCACCTGGAGTCACCTGAAAGGCACATCCACGTGGAAATTTAATACTTACAGCTTTAACCCTCGACTGCCACCCAGTACCACACCTTGTACTTCACAGGTGACAGCACAGACCTTGCTCTCAGGGAGCCACACTGAGTCACTccacacatatttataaaatgcgTACATTCTAGACTCGGCCACCATGAAGCTCACACTCTTGGTGGGGGCAGCAGACAAGAAGTATACGAAGAGGTATAAGGTCAATGACCATAAGGGCAAAGAAGAAACGCAAGTCAAGGAGAGGGGACAagcgggcaggggtgggggagggagtgatGGCTGAACAGACGCCTAA
Proteins encoded in this region:
- the TDRD10 gene encoding tudor domain-containing protein 10 isoform X2 encodes the protein MSWSSSDFGPSAEVFGKNGVLEKQKFPRFKKRETQVYVGNLPLDISEEEIRCLLKDFNPLHVHKIQNGCKCFAFVDVGSMQKVALAIQELNGKLFRKRKLYVNSNRSPKRTLDVTEWTQELLGLEKTSGQGFARTTACTQLVPKASVDPCKTEKPRTSIFAVPMEMRGSFLALLLRECFRDLGWLATIHSVGGDVGLLVTSIVPQTPFFWAMHVTETLHQNMQALFRALAEAEEQQPYLHDSAVRRGTRCLAEYQLGDYGWAWNRCWVLDRVDSWAVVTFIDFGQSATIPVQSLRSLDSDDFWTIPPLAQPFMLEKDIWSSCQVIHRILKGKITGALNLEIQPALPFHS
- the TDRD10 gene encoding tudor domain-containing protein 10 isoform X1, which encodes MSWSSSDFGPSAEVFGKNGVLEKQKFPRFKKRETQVYVGNLPLDISEEEIRCLLKDFNPLHVHKIQNGCKCFAFVDVGSMQKVALAIQELNGKLFRKRKLYVNSNRSPKRTLDVTEWTQELLGLEKTSGQGFARTTACTQLVPKASVDPCKTEKPRTSIFAVPMEMRGSFLALLLRECFRDLGWLATIHSVGGDVGLLVTSIVPQTPFFWAMHVTETLHQNMQALFRALAEAEEQQPYLHDSAVRRGTRCLAEYQLGDYGWAWNRCWVLDRVDSWAVVTFIDFGQSATIPVQSLRSLDSDDFWTIPPLAQPFMLEKDIWSSCQVIHRILKGKITGALNLELHILKFEEFK
- the TDRD10 gene encoding tudor domain-containing protein 10 isoform X3; the protein is MSWSSSDFGPSAEVFGKNGVLEKQKFPRFKKRETQVYVGNLPLDISEEEIRCLLKDFNPLHVHKIQNGCKWSPKRTLDVTEWTQELLGLEKTSGQGFARTTACTQLVPKASVDPCKTEKPRTSIFAVPMEMRGSFLALLLRECFRDLGWLATIHSVGGDVGLLVTSIVPQTPFFWAMHVTETLHQNMQALFRALAEAEEQQPYLHDSAVRRGTRCLAEYQLGDYGWAWNRCWVLDRVDSWAVVTFIDFGQSATIPVQSLRSLDSDDFWTIPPLAQPFMLEKDIWSSCQVIHRILKGKITGALNLELHILKFEEFK